In the genome of Carya illinoinensis cultivar Pawnee chromosome 13, C.illinoinensisPawnee_v1, whole genome shotgun sequence, the window AATAGGCTTAAATGGAGGTGATTAATGAGTAATGGCccaaacaaagaaaattgagagagagagagaaagagcgaGAGCATATTAGGTGATAACACTGAAGGGATTAACAGGAGAGAGCATATTATGtctaggaaaagaaaaagtagaatGAGGTTGGCCTAGCAACAACTAGAGTCAGGAACACACCAAAAATGAAATTCTAATGGAACAAATATGTGGAAAAACCAACTGTAAGATTGTGAATCAAGACACCCATGCACATTCTCAAACTAACCTGAGAAAATAGGTTGCTTTATAGATTGTAGTGTATCTCAAGAGAGATCTTTAGGCATGTTTAAAGCTGTAGTGTTGCCTTTAAAATCTGGTTGGTGAGGCGACTTTTCATGACTTCCCTTCCAATTGGGGGTCTTAGGCATGGACGGGTTCGTACATTATTCGTACGTGTAGATTTATCCTATTTCCGCATATTATGTTTCATGAGTTGAATCTGTTCATCTTCACTTAATTGGGGCTTTGATTGCATGGAAAGAACCTGTGCAAAGGTATAGAAAAAACTGTAAGAAATGATGGTAGGCTTTATCGAGTTTTCTTTAATAAATCATATGCGTTTGTAGATCAAGAGGAGtggtttgaatattttttaacctTGGCTTCAATTATCCACACCACAAGTCCTTTGGCATCTGGAGGCAGTGCATCGAGCCTGTAATCAACTTCCGGTGGGAAATACCACCTCGCAATGGGCTGTTTCCCTAAATGTGCCTGCATTTCAACAGAGCAAAAGTTGAACTAAGGATCAAGCAGATATGCAGAACCATGGTGCTGAGAGTATAGGGGCACGTAGTTAACAACT includes:
- the LOC122291914 gene encoding NAD(P)H-quinone oxidoreductase subunit N, chloroplastic-like isoform X2 — protein: MWKSTKPSPFTPRMREATRAHLGKQPIARWYFPPEVDYRLDALPPDAKGLVVWIIEAKVLSMQSKPQLSEDEQIQLMKHNMRK
- the LOC122291914 gene encoding NAD(P)H-quinone oxidoreductase subunit N-like isoform X1; its protein translation is MVHQPHSKLHQKQLKTGNNCMFDITMVGKRSLMMMGLRGGHCKANKRAHLGKQPIARWYFPPEVDYRLDALPPDAKGLVVWIIEAKVLSMQSKPQLSEDEQIQLMKHNMRK